In Eubalaena glacialis isolate mEubGla1 chromosome 4, mEubGla1.1.hap2.+ XY, whole genome shotgun sequence, one DNA window encodes the following:
- the CCDC159 gene encoding coiled-coil domain-containing protein 159 isoform X9, whose protein sequence is MGEQEQVKPLETSSSKTKVKSSVMIPESQKLLRCELESLRYQLQAQTKAFEFLNHSVTMLEKESCLQQIKIQQLEEVLGPTSRQADKERNKWDVEEGRQELYEALAKGLQGLQKTLHDNEEVQRARTTRSLQLLAQEIRDSKKFLWEELELVREEVTFIYQKLQAQEEEITENLVNIQKLQKTQVKCRKVLTKMKQQGYETSKWPETEKLPPRGSGSWRDDLQKELGDIWSAVHLLQNSFGGLARYSGGRPRAASLRGYKGHRCLSPPLPSWDSDSDSDQDPSQPPLSKSCSFPPGVDPPLPQPTLPLLACPGIPKYRPFQLPAWASAP, encoded by the exons ATGGGAGAGCAGGAGCAGGTG AAGCCCTTGGAGACCAGCTCTTCCAAAACCAAAG TTAAGTCCAGTGTGATGATTCCCGAATCCCAGAAGCTTCTGAGATGTGAACTGGAGTCACTCAGGTATCAGCTACAGGCCCAGACCAAG GCTTTCGAGTTCCTAAACCACTCAGTGACCATGTtggagaaggagagctgcctgcAGCAAATCAAGATCCAACAGCTTGAAG AGGTGCTGGGCCCCACGAGCCGCCAGGCAGACAAGGAGAGAAACAAGTGGGACGTGGAGGAGGGACGGCAGGAGCTATATGAGGCCCTGGCTAAAGGCCTGCAGGGGCTGCAGAAGACCCTGCATGACAACGAGGAGGTGCAGCGGGCCCGTACCACCCGCTCTCTACAGCTGTTGGCGCAGGAGATCCGGGACAG CAAGAAGTTCTTGTGGGAGGAGCTGGAGCTGGTGCGGGAGGAGGTGACCTTCATTTATCAAAAGCTCC AGGCGCAGGAAGAGGAGATCACGGAGAACCTGGTGAACATCCAGAAGTTGCAAAAGACACAGGTGAAGTGCCGCAAG GTCCTGACCAAAATGAAGCAGCAGGGGTATGAGACATCCAAATGGCCAGAGACTGAGAAGTTGCCACCAAGAGGCAGTGGCTCCTGGAGGGATGACCTCCAGAAGGAGCTGGGTGACATATG GTCCGCTGTGCACCTGCTACAGAACTCCTTTGGTGGCCTCGCCAGATACTCAGGGGGCCGCCCCAGGGCTGCGAGCCTCAGGG GCTATAAGGGGCACCGATGCCTGAGCCCTCCACTCCCCTCCTGGGACTCGGACTCGGACTCAGACCAGGACCCTTCCCAGCCACCACTCAGCAAGAGCTGCTCCTTCCCACCTGGTGTGGATCCTCCCCTACCCCAACCTACCCTTCCCCTCCTGGCCTGCCCTGGAATCCCAAAGTACAGGCCCTTCCAACTCCCAGCCTGGGCATCTGCGCCCTGA
- the CCDC159 gene encoding coiled-coil domain-containing protein 159 isoform X4, whose product MVSPRDQISASHLGAGFAVPDGRAGAGGSSQTSLTPVGSSRSFSLPILTPGAGIIFHPALAPIINKRPVFRAEASLGCQRGRESVRTWELVSVQPSVPPTQSNPLLAGLPLDPDYSVPCYCSPPPPSNVCLPADEKCDKCCGSLRGCPGAGEQEGLECSSSEKTQALPGPSSEKTLEYTFHWSRTPEPETLQLAAPENTVTIGTWRPARDSGPQSHGSLPNSDSQEHCNDQDPPKRHHSNSKKPLETSSSKTKVKSSVMIPESQKLLRCELESLRYQLQAQTKAFEFLNHSVTMLEKESCLQQIKIQQLEEVLGPTSRQADKERNKWDVEEGRQELYEALAKGLQGLQKTLHDNEEVQRARTTRSLQLLAQEIRDSKKFLWEELELVREEVTFIYQKLQAQEEEITENLVNIQKLQKTQVKCRKVLTKMKQQGYETSKWPETEKLPPRGSGSWRDDLQKELGDIWSAVHLLQNSFGGLARYSGGRPRAASLRGYKGHRCLSPPLPSWDSDSDSDQDPSQPPLSKSCSFPPGVDPPLPQPTLPLLACPGIPKYRPFQLPAWASAP is encoded by the exons ATGGTGTCTCCACGGGATCAAATTTCAGCGTCACATCTGGGGGCTGGATTCGCGGTCCCTGATGGGAGAGCAGGAGCAGGTG gctcGTCTCAGACCTCACTGACTCCTGTGGGATCTTCTAGGTCTTTCTCACTGCCCATCCTAACCCCCGGGGCTGGGATCATCTTTCACCCAGCTTTGGCTCCTATCATAAATAAGAGGCCTGTGTTCAGGGCTGAGGCCTCTCTGGGGTGTCAGAGAGGGCGTGAGAGTGTCAGGACCTGGGAGCTGGTCTCAGTGCAGCCCTCTGTCCCCCCTACTCAAAGCAACCCTCTTCTGGCCGGCCTACCCCTGGACCCTGACTACTCTGTGCCTTGCTACTGCTCACCTCCGCCACCCTCCAACGTGTGTTTGCCTGCTGATGAGAAGTGTGACAAGTGCTGCGGTTCGCTGAGGGgctgccctggggctggggagcaagaggggctggagtGCTCTTCCTCAGAAAAGACCCAGGCCCTTCCAGGCCCTTCCTCAGAAAAGACCTTGGAATATACATTTCACTGGTCCAGGACCCCAGAGCCAGAGACCTTGCAGCTGGCTGCACCCGAAAACACAGTGACAATTGGAACCTGGAGGCCAGCGAGAGACTCGGGGCCTCAGTCGCATGGGTCCCTCCCCAACTCAGACTCACAGGAGCACTGTAATGACCAGGACCCTCCAAAGAGGCATCACAGCAACTCTAAG AAGCCCTTGGAGACCAGCTCTTCCAAAACCAAAG TTAAGTCCAGTGTGATGATTCCCGAATCCCAGAAGCTTCTGAGATGTGAACTGGAGTCACTCAGGTATCAGCTACAGGCCCAGACCAAG GCTTTCGAGTTCCTAAACCACTCAGTGACCATGTtggagaaggagagctgcctgcAGCAAATCAAGATCCAACAGCTTGAAG AGGTGCTGGGCCCCACGAGCCGCCAGGCAGACAAGGAGAGAAACAAGTGGGACGTGGAGGAGGGACGGCAGGAGCTATATGAGGCCCTGGCTAAAGGCCTGCAGGGGCTGCAGAAGACCCTGCATGACAACGAGGAGGTGCAGCGGGCCCGTACCACCCGCTCTCTACAGCTGTTGGCGCAGGAGATCCGGGACAG CAAGAAGTTCTTGTGGGAGGAGCTGGAGCTGGTGCGGGAGGAGGTGACCTTCATTTATCAAAAGCTCC AGGCGCAGGAAGAGGAGATCACGGAGAACCTGGTGAACATCCAGAAGTTGCAAAAGACACAGGTGAAGTGCCGCAAG GTCCTGACCAAAATGAAGCAGCAGGGGTATGAGACATCCAAATGGCCAGAGACTGAGAAGTTGCCACCAAGAGGCAGTGGCTCCTGGAGGGATGACCTCCAGAAGGAGCTGGGTGACATATG GTCCGCTGTGCACCTGCTACAGAACTCCTTTGGTGGCCTCGCCAGATACTCAGGGGGCCGCCCCAGGGCTGCGAGCCTCAGGG GCTATAAGGGGCACCGATGCCTGAGCCCTCCACTCCCCTCCTGGGACTCGGACTCGGACTCAGACCAGGACCCTTCCCAGCCACCACTCAGCAAGAGCTGCTCCTTCCCACCTGGTGTGGATCCTCCCCTACCCCAACCTACCCTTCCCCTCCTGGCCTGCCCTGGAATCCCAAAGTACAGGCCCTTCCAACTCCCAGCCTGGGCATCTGCGCCCTGA